The genome window AGTTATCATGAATAGCTTCACCATTGTTTCCCTCTATGAAATTCCAAGTAGTACTTTCAAAATGTCTTTGCTTGTCCCATATTAATGACTTCCAATCGTTCTCTGCAGCGATAAcagaatcattatttacatttatgCTTGCGGTGATAGAAGATGTTAGCACAACAGATTTAACACTTTTGgattaaaatttttaatggCACTTAATATACGTTTTGTACCTTTGATAGTTGGTAACAACAACTGATAGTTTTTATAggtattgtttttttgatagACTATGTAAAAGCCAGatgtaaaataaaataatctGTCTTgtcatttttctttaagtAATGTTGAATGGATTTAATTTGGTGATATTAACgacaatttcaaataataactttgaaattattaacttgtttaattatttctttaCTTGTATCTTGTGATCTAGTATCTGTTTTGtgtaattttataatgttGTGATAGtagaattaaatataaagcTTAAAACATAGGCCAAGAACAAGTAAGATATCCATATCTATTGTTGCttatatactttttatatgtttatttattgttgatATTGAATTAAGTTACATTAACATCAAAATTACTACATGATATCAGAATTGAAATCTTAATCGCAATCGATTACAGTATTCCAGAATGACAAATAGATGCGTTGATTTCACTCCCATTGAACTAAAATCTTCAAGAAACCTGTTAGTTTAGTAAGTAATTACTATGAGCATGGGTTATTAATGTAGGCAAGCTCACCTTACTGAATTACTCATCcgataaaataaacatatGCTCTCTTTAATCATCGTACTGTCTTTAATCATCGTTCtgattataataatcaattcGTAAATTCAAGGTACGCCTATACGAAACACCTATAGATATCACACGTTCTGTTTTCGAAAGTTTTACATTTCTTGTTTCTCGTTTCAGGTCTCTCAGCACATTTCtctataaatttttattttcctGGTTTCTCTAATTTCTAACGTTTGCCTAATTATCTgtgaaaaaatatcagaAGCTTGTTGACGTCGGAGATGGAAACGTGGAACAAGATGTTCAGAATCAAATTAAGACCTCAGTGTATACCACTAGAAATTGTTTCGATGGTAGTGCGACTAGAGTGCATTGGAAAATAATCTACTCCTCCGCCTCCCCCAACACATTACATTTACTGTCTCCAGGAAAGTTTATGAAATTAATGCTTGcctattttattgtttggAAAGATTGATTATTCGCCAAAAGTCATGAAATTAATACTCGGTAACTGAACTTATTCATGAAATGTCTACATTTATCACATGCAATTTAACAGTGTAATGTTTTGACCGCCAAGTAAGAGAGATCTACTTGTTGAGTATATTTTCAATGCCAATGTTTGTGAATGTTACAAAGGGTGTTTGTCCGttatattgttaataaGCTCATTTACTGTCgttgttttatttatttattgctTTCAACTCAATACTTGAGCTGCGAACTGTTTCCTTGTGATGATTCATCATATTATGAATCTGAGAAATATTTAAGATGGAGGTGGGATATGTACCTGATTGAGTTAGTACATGTATGTATGtactaaatttatttaaggTATTCCACGTACCTCTTATACCttgatatattaatatttctgaatattttactcttcttcttttctatCTTACCTTTCCCCTCAAAATTACTTGACTGTTTTACAATActtttatattgttttctaACCTTAGTAACTTATTTAAATGTATGtttaatttaatgtttAGTTGATGAGATTCCCGTTAACCATCTGAAAACCCCCTACTGCAAGGAACTACAAATACATAATATCCGTCAATCTTCAGAATGTTTCTACATAAACCCTCTTTTAGTCGCAATTATTAAGTTTAGCTTTCATGATAGCATTTATCTCATTTGATATTGTCACTGAAGCTAACTTTAATACTCCACATTCATTATGTATAGCAAGCACCTATAATTAATACCTATACAACGTAGACCCAATTACTTGTCATTCTCAAAACTAGCTCtatataaaagataattGTAAACATAGAAGTGATAGACATATTTGCATGGAGTTATCGATACcataagaaaaaaaagtgCGACAgtttaataaaagtaaatgCAAGGTGAATTTATTGGgcttaaatatatatgtgtgtacGTATCTGTATGAATGAATAATTAAGATacttaatatattaacCCGTGTATtctataaaatattgagGATGATAGTAAATATCGGGATTCAAAATATGATGTAACTTGTACTTCAAACaaactaataatatattatggaaataccatttttatttttaatgagTATGAAGATCATATAAATCTTGCTTTTCTATAAATTATTCACAGATTTTATGTCTTTTGCTATACTTTTCCATAATAGTTCATCCTTTTGTTATACATAATATTGGTAGCATCGTTGTGttataaaattgttgaacCACAAATATTTACTTCCTTTGGTGAAGGacttgatattattaatgtatCAAGAGAGCTATTGAACTCtgattttatatttaatgataagTAATTAGATCCATTACAAGAATGAAACCTCTCTTCATTTTCCATAGTTTGTAAATCTTTTTGTGATAATGAAGATGGTTGTATTGTTTGGGAATCATAATTATAATCATTATcaaacaaatttatttcGGCGCCGTAATTATTAGTTGTAGCATTTTCTCCAAAAAATGTAGTGGTTGTGTCTGTCATTATAGTATTTGTGTCATCATTAAAAGAGTCAAAGAATGTATCAGTATCGTTGTTTATTGGTGAGGCTGGCAAAATATCAACGTCTCTtacattatcattttcatatCCACAATTATCAAGGACCTCGACAAGGTTTGAATTTTTGCGTTTTCTTGTCAAATTATTGAAACATGAATGAGCCAAAGTATTTTTACATGTAACATCTGATAAATTTCtagatgaagatgatggTGGAAGAAATGAGGCCAATGAAGGACGCGTTTGCAATTGAAAGAATGAACTACTAACGTCATCTGAAATAGATGAAATAGAGGAAGATGAGGAAGAGAACTGTGGATTTTGTTGAATGAGTGGAGTCTTGAGTGAACCTATTGCACTTCCTCCTTTATAATCATCCCATCTAAGTTGCTCTTTCATGTTGTTTAAAGATAAGGATGTGGCAGTCGATTGTGAGAAAATGGAAGTTGTCAGAGACGATTGCAGAGAAtctgaagaagatgatCCTTGTCCATCGACAAAAACATTATTGCAACccatattatttgatattgctgataaaattttgttattcactgaattattaaatactATTTTGCGGTCTCCGCTGTTTAAATTAGTAACATGAGAGTTGTTAGTGTCAGTATTTGGTTcactatttttattattatttttgttagcaatgttatttgtatttatattcatgATTGTAGTTGAGTTACCATCTGGGTGGGAATTATTGGAAATAGCAATGTTATTCGTTAATGCAATATCTTGAGGAAATTTTGAGGGGTTAGCTATATGACTAGTGAAGTCACTATTATTTACATTCTTATCCGTATTAGATGTTCTATTTTGACtattttgattaattgCTTCATCACATAAAACCACTGAATTTACACTTCTTGGTTTGATTAGTGTAGTGTCATTATGATATAAATGTTTCAATGGCGACGTATTATAATAGTCGGTATTAACACTGAATTTCCTTGAGATGTTTGCGGTTTTTGATGGATTTGAATTGTGTGTTAATGTTGTTGTCGTTATAAAATCATCcaaaaatgaattgttaaacttttgaatctttgttttattattctcaTAATTGTTACACTGCTCTGGtttcaatttatcattCCTTATTAAAGAATGAGTTGAGTTATCGATTACAGGTTCTTGTCGAGTATCATCAAGTTTATCAGAATATAACAAATTTTCTGTCTCTagtgataaatatatttgataattctcgtaattattattatcataatAAGTTTCATTATTCACCAAATATCGACAACAAAGATCAATATTGAATTCACAATTAGAGAATCTGGTATCTTTATTGTTGTAAATTAATCCTTTGAACTGTAAAATATGTTTAAAAGAATCTAAATCTATTTTAAATTCGAATTgatcaattgattttgtaattgatttattatacTGAGCAGTGACATAATGTATGTCTTTCCAATCattaaaagtaaatttCACCTCTATATGTTTTTCAAagtttaaattatttacaaatattGAGCCAATAATAATGTCAGATACTtgatcaattgaatttaatcTTATATTTGAGTGAtccaaatattcaaataattttttttccaaaattgaGTTAGACTGTACAATTTCAGGAGTATGTTCAAATGAACTGacatttgattttaaaagtttccaattttttgtGGTAACAGCTCTATGCAGTGAGGTGCAATCAATGAAATCATTTATAGcatcatcaatattttgattttgattcatTGGTTTTGGTGAGAAAGTATAATTcttatttgatttaaaaaataaatcttttgaaaacaaataactattattaattaaatgatCCAATTCACTATCACCTTCGTCACTATCATCgttgttttcaaaaaagGGAAATTTAgaatcattatcattattaatttcaaattgacGCAATGTTGGATCACTTATATTACCATTAATCAGACTTGAGTTTAGATAAATATCATCTAAACTTGTGTCAGAATCGTAATCTAATCCAAAATcagttaataaattattatttgaattgcGCGTcgttatattattttgtaacgaatttattatatttaattgacTAAACCAAACAGTGTCATTGTTTGATTTTGATCCaataagaatattattattagtgGTGGgagtattattattcttcaATAACAATTGCGAATTTGggttaataaaatttgagACTTGAGAATGATCATCTAATGCATATAAATTAGGGGAACTttcatttgaaattgaacTTGGTTCTAAATTACAATCAAAGCTTTTGACAGTAGTTAATTCAGGAGCAAATCTGACACTTTTGAAAGAACATGAATTTGAGGAGGAAGAACATCTCGAAATTTTCAAAGACGATTTCAAAGCTGGAAATTCTTTATTACTAAAGTTGATGTTATTAGAGACCACatcatttatattcatactcttttaaaaatatagttAATAATAGATAATGGGAATGGGAAATGCAACGTTAAATTTAATCGGTTGTGAAGTTAGTACGGCGTCTTATTATTGTTGCCCTTTTTTTATGGAGGCGTGTACGGTTGCTTGCTTAACTTTTAATTTAGTTACTGCGTGcgattatatttattgttaaagttattaatattatatttggttgctgttgtttttttttgattaagTGTGTTTTTTTTGTGTGTGCAGGATAGAAAGGCGTGGGGGTGAGTAATTGAATGTACCGAACTgttctttattaattagtaattttttttttattggaATACACCAAACTAATAatatgtaataataataataatagaatttttaataaaaaaaataaaaaacaaaaagagactaatatatatatttatatatatatatatatatgtttgtatatatgcaaatgttcaatatattattatttgattctGAGTTTTAGATAAGaatttaacaataaaatatttctaatcaaattaattcaaaagaagTCTTATAAATGactaaaatataattaattagaaaaaaaaaataattgcatttatatattaatttatttatttatttaatgaattatattaatatgaTTAAGTCGCGATGATATGATAATTATAGAGAAACCAACGTACAAATCAATAAACTTAATCATGCATCGCATCCACAAATTTAAAGCTATCAATCATGTTATTCTCATAGTTTGTTGtgtattttacaaaaaagaaaaacaaaacaaaacaaaaaatgttGGGAAggtaattttaaaacaaaaagtATTGACAAATTGGCGTACAAAAACaagttatatatagagagataataatatcaagaATATTATCTCTATCCAACTCCCCTTTTCCTATTTAGTAATATTTCCTTGAATGCTTATCTTTCAGTTGCTGTGTCTACGTATTTTTCATATTCTTTGAAGTACAACAAACACTTCTGAAAAAAAGTTGCTGTATTTATTGAGCCGCTTCAGTTCCTATTTTAATGTGAGTATGTATAATGTTTTCTTTAACAGACAAATACATGCACACATCCCTTACTCTGGGGTGTTTTGTTGCTGCATGTATATGACGAATATCTGTGGGATGGGTGACATTGTCGTAGAGATCACGGAGGATAAGTATTGGGGTGACCGACCCAGGTTCATCAAGacacaacaacaacaagaGAAAATGCGTAGTAACgcaaaaaaaacaaaaaaaagaaaaggaaaCACCCGCACATAAAAAAGAACTCATCATGTGGTTTGGGCGTACAACCCAATGAGTCTCCTGATGCCCTTGTCCATCACAGGAAAGGAAACTGTGGAGATGGGTGAAACATGTTGGTACGTGATAAAACCAATCTATGGTTCTTTCTATTTGATTTCTCTAAAAATgaacatattttataaatatttgttcGTAAATACTGGTATAAACCATTTCTACAACAAATTAAGTTTCATATCTAGGAGACACCTTAACAATTGTAAATCTACTGTGTATGAATTTTAAGATGTGGGTGGATGAAACAGTTTATAGACCGGTCAGACTAAATAAATTGTTTAGATTGTCTATCTGTTTGGAGACGTTTGTACACAACTCGTTAGAAATGTGGCAGGATTGTATGGGGTCTGAATTCCAACATTTTCACAATAAGAAAAGGCAAACATGACCATGCTGTGTTACTCTCAGATGATATACAATGGGATGTAATTGATTGTTTTATCGGTTGTTATCGGTTTCAAGGTAGGTTGGTagtaaaaaagaaaacatgAGTTGAAAGATAGGTAATAAACTTGAAATATGATTGATTATGCGCACCAACGATGTGGTAGAGTGAATGCATTGGTACcgttttgtttttgtgtGAATGAAGTCAATTGTTCTTCAATTACACTCATCTTTGTTGCCTACTAGATTCCGGCAGGAAAAAAATCCACATTCTGTAAACCATAGGACTTTCGGCTTGGTGACTTTTCACATATCTCACCGTTACAATCAATCTGCCTAGTGTCTgcttcttttcttttttttactCCATTTGGTGGTTgccatttttttttgttgtatGAAAGATTGGGAGCGTAAAGTACGTGTGTAGCGGTAATTGTGCaggaaaaagaaacaaaaaaagaaacagcTCAATGACTCCATTGTTGTGGGGTATAGAGATCGTACTACGATGATGATATATTCAACATTTCAATCTACTTGTTTCTCGAAAATAATATGTCCCTCCCTTTTG of Tetrapisispora phaffii CBS 4417 chromosome 6, complete genome contains these proteins:
- the TPHA0F02620 gene encoding uncharacterized protein (similar to Saccharomyces cerevisiae PIG1 (YLR273C) and GAC1 (YOR178C); ancestral locus Anc_6.70), producing MNINDVVSNNINFSNKEFPALKSSLKISRCSSSSNSCSFKSVRFAPELTTVKSFDCNLEPSSISNESSPNLYALDDHSQVSNFINPNSQLLLKNNNTPTTNNNILIGSKSNNDTVWFSQLNIINSLQNNITTRNSNNNLLTDFGLDYDSDTSLDDIYLNSSLINGNISDPTLRQFEINNDNDSKFPFFENNDDSDEGDSELDHLINNSYLFSKDLFFKSNKNYTFSPKPMNQNQNIDDAINDFIDCTSLHRAVTTKNWKLLKSNVSSFEHTPEIVQSNSILEKKLFEYLDHSNIRLNSIDQVSDIIIGSIFVNNLNFEKHIEVKFTFNDWKDIHYVTAQYNKSITKSIDQFEFKIDLDSFKHILQFKGLIYNNKDTRFSNCEFNIDLCCRYLVNNETYYDNNNYENYQIYLSLETENLLYSDKLDDTRQEPVIDNSTHSLIRNDKLKPEQCNNYENNKTKIQKFNNSFLDDFITTTTLTHNSNPSKTANISRKFSVNTDYYNTSPLKHLYHNDTTLIKPRSVNSVVLCDEAINQNSQNRTSNTDKNVNNSDFTSHIANPSKFPQDIALTNNIAISNNSHPDGNSTTIMNINTNNIANKNNNKNSEPNTDTNNSHVTNLNSGDRKIVFNNSVNNKILSAISNNMGCNNVFVDGQGSSSSDSLQSSLTTSIFSQSTATSLSLNNMKEQLRWDDYKGGSAIGSLKTPLIQQNPQFSSSSSSISSISDDVSSSFFQLQTRPSLASFLPPSSSSRNLSDVTCKNTLAHSCFNNLTRKRKNSNLVEVLDNCGYENDNVRDVDILPASPINNDTDTFFDSFNDDTNTIMTDTTTTFFGENATTNNYGAEINLFDNDYNYDSQTIQPSSLSQKDLQTMENEERFHSCNGSNYLSLNIKSEFNSSLDTLIISSPSPKEVNICGSTIL